Proteins encoded by one window of Desulfovibrio ferrophilus:
- a CDS encoding flagellin, translated as MSLVINNNLMAMNAARNLGNAYDALASSTNKLSSGLRINSAADDAAGLAIRELMRADISTLNQGVRNANDAISMIQTADGALQVVDEKLIRMKELAEQAATGTYSSAQRLIIDSEYQAMASEITRIANATDFNGIMLLDGNLSGTEASHDGSGMSATGPLKVHFGTGNDSTEDYYYVTIGDCTASALGVGNSAAVGSAGYTISTQSAAQSALDAINNAIVSKDNIRAHLGAMQNRLSNTISNLEIQAENLQAAESRISDVDVATEMTEYSKQQIITQSATSMLAQANSLPQLALQLLGG; from the coding sequence ATGTCACTAGTCATCAACAACAATCTCATGGCCATGAATGCGGCCCGAAATTTGGGTAACGCCTATGACGCTCTGGCGTCGTCCACGAACAAGCTTTCATCCGGACTACGCATTAATTCCGCAGCCGACGATGCGGCAGGCTTGGCAATTCGCGAATTGATGCGTGCTGACATCAGCACACTGAACCAGGGCGTGCGTAACGCAAACGACGCCATTTCCATGATCCAGACCGCCGACGGCGCGCTCCAGGTTGTGGATGAAAAACTGATTCGAATGAAGGAATTGGCCGAGCAGGCAGCCACTGGCACCTACAGTTCTGCCCAGCGTCTGATCATCGATTCCGAATATCAGGCCATGGCTTCGGAAATCACCCGTATCGCCAATGCCACGGACTTCAACGGCATCATGCTGTTGGATGGAAATCTGTCTGGAACAGAGGCGTCGCACGATGGTTCTGGCATGTCTGCCACCGGCCCTCTGAAGGTCCACTTCGGTACAGGCAACGACTCCACAGAGGACTATTACTACGTCACCATTGGTGACTGCACAGCCTCGGCACTTGGCGTGGGCAACAGTGCTGCCGTTGGGTCGGCGGGCTATACCATTTCCACTCAGTCTGCGGCTCAAAGCGCATTGGATGCCATCAACAATGCCATTGTCTCCAAGGACAATATCAGGGCTCATCTTGGCGCCATGCAGAACCGGCTCTCCAATACCATCAGCAATCTGGAAATCCAGGCCGAGAATCTGCAGGCCGCAGAATCCCGCATCTCCGATGTGGATGTGGCCACGGAGATGACCGAGTACAGCAAGCAGCAGATCATTACCCAATCAGCAACCTCCATGCTTGCCCAGGCCAATAGCCTGCCCCAGCTGGCTCTCCAGCTGCTGGGCGGCTAA
- a CDS encoding flagellin, producing the protein MSLVINNNIVAMTAARNLGTAYDALSSSTNKLSSGLRITTAADDAAGLAVRELMRSDIAALDQGVRNANDAISMIQTADGALQVIDEKLIRMKELAEQAATGTYSSTQRLIIDSEYQAMASEITRIANATDFNGIYLLNGNLSSDTHTGSGLSSTGKMKIHFGTANDSAEDYYYVQIGNSTASALGVGNSAAAGSAGFTISTQSAAQNALDAITNAIVSKDNIRANLGALQNRLSNTVSNLEIQAENLQAAESQISDVDVATEMTEYSRQQIISQSATSMLAQANSLPQLALSLLG; encoded by the coding sequence ATGTCTCTGGTTATCAACAACAACATCGTAGCCATGACGGCTGCCCGCAACCTGGGCACTGCCTATGACGCGTTATCGTCATCCACCAACAAGCTGTCTTCGGGTCTGCGCATCACCACCGCAGCCGATGACGCCGCCGGCCTGGCCGTTCGAGAGTTGATGCGCTCGGACATCGCAGCTCTGGACCAGGGCGTGCGTAATGCCAACGATGCCATTTCCATGATTCAGACCGCTGACGGTGCACTTCAGGTCATCGACGAAAAGCTGATCCGCATGAAGGAACTGGCCGAACAGGCAGCCACAGGTACCTACAGTTCCACCCAGCGTCTAATCATCGATTCCGAATATCAGGCCATGGCCTCGGAGATCACCCGTATCGCCAACGCCACGGACTTCAACGGGATCTACCTGCTGAACGGAAACCTCTCGTCTGACACGCACACCGGGTCCGGCCTGAGCTCAACCGGCAAGATGAAGATTCACTTCGGCACCGCCAACGACAGCGCAGAGGACTATTACTACGTACAGATCGGAAATAGCACCGCTTCAGCACTAGGCGTGGGCAACAGCGCCGCTGCAGGATCCGCAGGGTTCACCATCTCGACTCAGTCTGCAGCTCAGAATGCTCTGGATGCCATCACCAACGCCATTGTCTCCAAGGACAACATCCGTGCCAACCTGGGTGCCCTGCAAAACCGCTTGTCAAACACGGTTTCCAATCTGGAAATCCAGGCCGAGAACCTGCAGGCTGCGGAGTCCCAAATCTCCGACGTGGACGTAGCCACGGAAATGACTGAATACAGCAGGCAGCAGATCATCTCGCAGTCCGCAACATCCATGTTGGCTCAGGCCAACAGCCTGCCCCAGCTGGCATTGTCACTTCTGGGCTAA
- a CDS encoding Spy/CpxP family protein refolding chaperone: MKKCIIAMVLVLGSSGLAWGFSPGGPGYHGKGPGVEMFQVWFELDLSDVQKSQAASILKEYRDDILRRRTAVREAFEQAREFRSEIGQFNEDEVRKAHELISAARVEMLVLKDRIVSELFVLLSPEQQEILKDNMGKHRPPARPGGGKPMGEQSDELPLLDAFIKVYN; the protein is encoded by the coding sequence ATGAAAAAATGTATTATTGCTATGGTTCTGGTGCTTGGATCCTCAGGTTTGGCCTGGGGATTTTCCCCTGGCGGTCCGGGATATCATGGAAAAGGACCTGGAGTGGAGATGTTCCAGGTCTGGTTTGAGTTGGATCTTTCGGATGTGCAGAAGTCACAGGCTGCATCGATTCTGAAGGAATATCGCGATGATATCCTTCGCAGGCGGACCGCAGTGCGCGAGGCCTTTGAGCAGGCCAGAGAATTTCGTTCGGAGATAGGCCAATTCAATGAAGACGAGGTGCGTAAGGCCCATGAGCTTATCTCGGCGGCACGGGTGGAGATGCTGGTGCTCAAGGATAGGATAGTGAGCGAATTATTTGTCCTCCTGAGTCCTGAACAACAGGAGATTCTCAAAGACAATATGGGAAAGCACCGTCCACCAGCCAGACCAGGAGGCGGTAAGCCCATGGGTGAACAGAGTGACGAACTTCCACTGCTGGATGCCTTCATCAAGGTCTATAACTAA
- a CDS encoding sulfite exporter TauE/SafE family protein produces the protein MELTLILAVEVAFIAAAFLKGMTGLGFSTLCLGMLASFVDLKLSIPLVILPSLTSNALVMIDAGEFRSTFRRFVPMFVCAFPGLLMGLWLLNSMSGDRPRFVLGIVLALYGCWALLQGEYVLPENWQRRLMGPVGLVTGVINGLTGSQIMPILPYLLSLGLTKNIVVQAINTSFTISSLVMLLGLGKLGLLSAELITISAVGIIPVAVGIRLGSRVRRRVSEALFRVLVLWMLILLGVSLIMRSWAAM, from the coding sequence ATGGAACTCACGTTGATACTGGCCGTTGAGGTGGCATTCATCGCCGCCGCTTTTTTGAAGGGCATGACCGGGCTGGGGTTCTCCACCTTGTGCCTGGGCATGTTGGCCAGTTTCGTGGACCTCAAGTTGTCCATTCCCTTGGTGATTCTTCCATCTCTGACCAGTAATGCCCTCGTGATGATCGACGCAGGAGAATTCAGAAGCACCTTCAGACGCTTTGTTCCAATGTTTGTCTGTGCCTTTCCGGGACTTCTGATGGGACTCTGGCTTTTGAACAGCATGTCGGGCGACAGGCCGCGTTTTGTGCTGGGAATCGTATTGGCTTTGTACGGTTGCTGGGCCTTGCTGCAAGGGGAGTATGTGTTGCCCGAGAACTGGCAACGGCGACTGATGGGGCCTGTGGGGCTTGTCACTGGAGTGATCAACGGTTTGACCGGCTCGCAGATCATGCCCATTCTGCCCTATTTGCTTTCGCTGGGACTGACCAAGAACATCGTGGTTCAGGCCATCAATACCTCGTTTACCATTTCCAGCCTGGTCATGCTTCTGGGCTTGGGCAAGTTGGGTTTGCTGTCGGCGGAGTTGATCACGATTTCGGCTGTGGGGATTATCCCTGTGGCTGTGGGGATTCGGCTAGGGAGCAGGGTGCGCAGGCGAGTCTCCGAAGCGCTGTTTCGGGTGCTGGTGCTGTGGATGCTTATCTTGCTGGGGGTGAGCTTGATTATGAGGAGTTGGGCGGCGATGTGA
- a CDS encoding GNAT family N-acetyltransferase — MQNNIIIRQATPADIDTCLALETVCFPASEAASRESISIRIEQFPEGFYVAENQGQIVGQINSGATSKDDISDEAFKALEGHDAAGSNIVVFSLAVLPDQQGNGLGAQLMRHFIKQSRQQGRQQVLLLCKDVLVPFYSRLGFDDRGLSACTHGGAQWREMGQVL; from the coding sequence ATGCAGAACAACATCATCATTCGCCAAGCAACTCCGGCCGATATCGACACATGTCTTGCTCTGGAAACTGTCTGTTTTCCAGCCAGTGAGGCTGCCTCACGGGAGAGTATCTCCATTCGCATCGAGCAATTCCCTGAAGGCTTCTATGTCGCTGAAAATCAGGGGCAAATAGTCGGTCAAATCAATAGCGGAGCCACCAGCAAGGATGACATTTCGGATGAGGCCTTCAAGGCCCTGGAAGGACATGATGCTGCGGGCAGCAACATTGTCGTCTTTTCCCTGGCGGTACTGCCCGATCAGCAAGGAAATGGACTGGGAGCGCAGTTGATGCGCCACTTCATCAAACAGTCCAGACAGCAGGGGCGACAACAGGTCCTGCTTCTTTGCAAGGATGTATTGGTCCCCTTCTATTCTCGTCTGGGCTTCGATGACAGAGGGCTTTCGGCCTGCACCCACGGCGGAGCTCAATGGCGGGAAATGGGGCAGGTTCTGTAG
- a CDS encoding HD domain-containing phosphohydrolase, whose protein sequence is MAIQKILLVDDEPANIKILHDILKDSYELSAATSGDAALEGILGGNIPDLVLLDIVMPGKDGYEVCEALHANAKTRKIPVIFVTSRNDIDDETKGFAVGGVDYITKPVTPAIVRARVNAHLQLKKARSSLNELLHQTFGGSIRMMTDILSLTNPMAFSRASRIRQLMAELVAALNIKERMAFDLAAQLSQLGCLMLPEALLSKAERGEPLSPEEQAMYADHPAMARDLLAHLPRLEKVAEMIVRQHEPFGNEGDWPTPRKRDHVDLGAHLLRLVGDYDRLVMGMGAREEVALRQMRDDTGQYDPRLVNLLQCVLEVSALELAVKTISADELLAGMILDEDVHSDDGVLLATEGMEISDSVYKILSRYRAHGHLNKHFRVLIPGTSTGALECEGAGLEEE, encoded by the coding sequence ATGGCTATTCAGAAAATTCTGCTCGTGGACGATGAACCAGCCAATATCAAAATCCTGCATGATATTTTGAAGGATAGCTATGAATTGTCCGCAGCCACCAGTGGTGATGCCGCATTGGAAGGAATCCTGGGGGGCAATATCCCGGATTTGGTGCTGTTGGACATCGTCATGCCCGGGAAAGATGGATATGAGGTTTGTGAGGCCTTGCATGCCAATGCAAAGACAAGAAAAATTCCTGTAATCTTCGTGACTTCACGTAATGACATCGATGACGAGACCAAAGGTTTTGCCGTGGGTGGAGTCGATTACATCACCAAACCGGTGACTCCGGCCATCGTCAGGGCAAGAGTCAACGCCCACCTGCAACTCAAAAAGGCCCGGAGCAGTTTGAACGAGTTGTTGCATCAGACCTTTGGCGGGAGCATTCGCATGATGACGGATATCCTGTCCTTGACCAATCCTATGGCCTTTTCGCGGGCCTCGCGCATTCGACAACTGATGGCAGAACTGGTTGCAGCCTTGAATATCAAGGAACGCATGGCCTTTGATTTGGCTGCGCAGTTATCGCAACTGGGATGCTTGATGTTGCCGGAAGCGCTTTTGTCCAAGGCTGAGCGGGGCGAGCCACTCTCCCCGGAAGAGCAGGCCATGTATGCAGATCATCCTGCCATGGCGAGAGATCTGTTGGCACACCTGCCACGTTTGGAAAAGGTTGCGGAGATGATTGTCCGCCAGCATGAGCCTTTTGGGAATGAGGGCGATTGGCCTACACCCAGAAAGCGGGATCATGTCGATTTGGGGGCACATTTGCTGCGGTTGGTGGGGGATTATGATCGTCTCGTGATGGGTATGGGCGCACGCGAGGAGGTCGCATTGCGGCAGATGCGAGACGACACAGGTCAGTATGACCCCCGTTTGGTGAACCTTTTGCAATGCGTGTTGGAGGTCTCGGCCCTGGAATTGGCCGTAAAGACCATCTCGGCAGATGAACTTCTGGCTGGGATGATTCTGGATGAAGATGTGCATAGCGATGACGGAGTGCTTTTGGCGACGGAGGGCATGGAAATCTCGGATTCTGTGTACAAGATTCTGTCACGGTATCGGGCTCATGGTCATTTAAATAAACATTTCAGAGTGTTGATTCCAGGAACCAGCACCGGTGCATTGGAGTGCGAAGGAGCCGGACTGGAAGAGGAATGA
- a CDS encoding lysophospholipid acyltransferase family protein: MKISIDAIRFAPLIAGVFKAWLSTMRFDVPEKMTTILNQNKDGQPLVIALWHDELFSIAGYGCIHTTGLVGVVSPSKDGEFVATVMERLGQSTVRGSSSRGGVKALLKAKRLMEKENKMAVFAVDGPRGPRHEPKDGAIFLAQRAGAKIVPIRAYPARKKIFEKAWDKFQLPYPFTRCELVFGDPYEVTTEKLDASVLAKERERMKNKLNSLVPK, from the coding sequence ATGAAAATATCCATTGATGCCATTCGTTTTGCTCCGTTGATTGCCGGTGTGTTCAAAGCCTGGTTGTCCACCATGCGTTTTGATGTTCCTGAGAAAATGACGACGATTCTGAATCAGAACAAGGACGGTCAACCCCTTGTCATTGCCTTGTGGCATGATGAGCTTTTCTCCATCGCAGGGTATGGATGTATCCATACCACTGGGCTTGTGGGCGTTGTGAGTCCCAGCAAGGACGGTGAATTTGTCGCGACCGTGATGGAACGACTTGGGCAGTCGACTGTGCGCGGTTCAAGCTCAAGAGGGGGCGTGAAGGCCCTGTTGAAAGCCAAACGTTTGATGGAAAAAGAGAATAAAATGGCAGTGTTTGCCGTGGATGGTCCCCGCGGACCACGCCATGAGCCCAAGGACGGGGCTATTTTCCTTGCCCAGCGAGCTGGAGCCAAGATTGTCCCGATCCGCGCGTATCCGGCACGAAAGAAGATCTTTGAAAAAGCATGGGACAAGTTCCAGTTGCCATATCCTTTTACGCGCTGTGAGTTGGTATTTGGTGACCCCTACGAGGTCACCACCGAGAAACTCGATGCGAGCGTGTTGGCAAAGGAACGGGAACGAATGAAAAACAAGCTCAATTCGCTCGTGCCGAAGTAG
- the lysA gene encoding diaminopimelate decarboxylase, with product MHHFEYKNGDLHAEDVRVGDLAREYGTPLYVYSAATLRRHFQAFDSAFSELDRLTCYSVKANSNLSVLRLLAAEGAGMDIVSGGELHRAMKAGVDPAKIVYSGVGKRAHEIREALEAGILMFNVESTGELDLINEVAISMGKVAKISLRINPDVDPKTHPYISTGMKKNKFGLDMVSSLKTYERARDMEGIEPVGIDCHIGSQLTTIEPFLEALDKVLVFYEKLGNMGIDIKFLDLGGGLGITYDEEEPPHPKEFGAALTAKLKGLPLKLILEPGRVIAGNAGILVTEVVYTKTTPSKHFVITDAAMNDLVRPSLYGAFHRIVEVKESGRATRDADVVGPICESGDFLARDRELPDVQPGEYLACLSAGAYGFTMSSNYNSRPRACELVVDGNTVVVARRRETYEDLTHLEEE from the coding sequence ATGCATCATTTTGAATACAAAAACGGCGACCTGCATGCCGAAGATGTACGCGTGGGCGATCTCGCTCGCGAGTACGGCACTCCACTCTACGTTTACTCCGCAGCCACTCTGCGCCGTCATTTCCAAGCCTTTGATTCGGCTTTTTCCGAGCTTGATCGCCTGACCTGCTATTCAGTCAAGGCCAACTCCAACCTTTCGGTGCTGCGCCTGCTGGCTGCCGAAGGAGCTGGCATGGACATCGTCTCCGGTGGCGAGCTGCACCGGGCCATGAAAGCCGGAGTGGACCCGGCCAAGATCGTCTACTCCGGGGTGGGCAAACGCGCCCATGAAATACGCGAAGCCCTCGAAGCTGGCATCCTGATGTTCAATGTGGAAAGTACGGGCGAGTTGGACCTGATCAACGAAGTCGCCATTTCCATGGGCAAGGTTGCCAAAATCAGCCTGCGAATCAATCCGGATGTGGACCCCAAGACCCACCCTTATATTTCCACCGGCATGAAGAAGAACAAATTCGGCCTTGATATGGTCAGTTCGCTCAAAACCTACGAACGCGCCCGGGATATGGAAGGCATCGAGCCCGTGGGCATCGATTGCCACATTGGTTCGCAGTTAACGACCATCGAGCCCTTCCTGGAAGCCCTGGACAAGGTCCTGGTTTTCTACGAGAAACTCGGCAACATGGGGATCGACATCAAGTTCCTTGATTTGGGCGGAGGCCTGGGCATCACCTACGATGAGGAAGAGCCCCCCCACCCCAAGGAATTTGGAGCCGCTCTGACCGCCAAGCTGAAAGGCCTGCCCCTGAAGCTGATTCTTGAGCCAGGGCGAGTTATTGCAGGTAATGCCGGCATTCTGGTGACTGAGGTTGTCTATACCAAGACCACCCCATCCAAGCACTTCGTCATCACCGATGCGGCCATGAACGACCTGGTGCGGCCCTCGCTGTACGGAGCATTCCATCGCATCGTGGAGGTCAAAGAATCCGGGCGCGCTACCCGCGATGCGGATGTGGTTGGCCCCATCTGCGAATCTGGCGACTTTCTGGCCCGTGACCGCGAGCTGCCCGACGTGCAGCCCGGTGAATATTTGGCCTGCTTGTCCGCTGGTGCTTACGGCTTCACCATGAGCAGCAATTACAACTCACGTCCGCGCGCCTGCGAGCTTGTCGTGGACGGAAATACGGTCGTCGTTGCACGCCGCCGCGAGACCTATGAAGACCTGACTCACCTGGAAGAAGAATAG
- the mutS gene encoding DNA mismatch repair protein MutS, translated as MFEQYLSIKEEYPDCLLFYRMGDFYELFFEDAEIAARELQIALTARNKQADNPVPMCGVPHHSYEGYVAKLLEKGFKIAMCNQVEDPREAKGLVKREVTRVLTPGTVVEDQNLGSQAANYLASIFYDSDKGAGGLAWADVSTGEWSGLFSTREDQLWQWLIKIGPSEVLMPHEHEVPKEYSGFEARTNRLPIRSHFDLNAAARNLCAAQGVADLEALDLADKPQLAQACGSILVYLRQTQKAEDVPLAPFKPLNLSRHLLLDEVTERNLEIFQRLDGGRGRGTLWGVINQSMTPMGARLLAERLRRPWKDAAPINKTLDAVTLFVEREDLREELRTLLDRVYDVERLATRIFLNRATPKDFIALRESLTAVPQVKALISQAGEQAELPTAPKQLLSGWDGLEDYAELLTRALADSPPHLITEGGLFNRGYHPDLDELINLTDDGEARIKELLDAERESSGLEKLKLGFNKVFGYYFELSKALIDKAPYHFERKQTLVNAERFITPQLKELEDRILHASDKRKDLEYKLFNELRESVASARHRFMDMASRLAALDYWQGLAHAARRHDWTRPELTTDLDMTIKSGRHPVVEAVQGAGGYIPNDLTLTADKRVLLITGPNMAGKSTVLRQAAIISIMAQIGSYVPAASATLGLTDRIFSRVGASDNLAQGQSTFMVEMMETARILRQAGKRSLVILDEIGRGTSTFDGLALAWSVVEELASRGDGGVRTLFATHYHELTVLESEIPAVANFNIAVKEYKGDIVFLRRMVPGPSDRSYGIEVAKLAGVPRSVVSRAKEILGDLEARAGGTRSLMALRAPAQQSVLPGLGSATAQPAPQAELPAEAKAFAEELSSLEVDRLTPIEALNFLHTWKSVNLKKD; from the coding sequence ATGTTCGAACAGTACCTCTCCATCAAGGAGGAGTACCCTGATTGCCTGCTCTTTTATCGGATGGGCGATTTCTATGAGCTGTTCTTCGAGGACGCTGAAATCGCTGCCCGTGAATTGCAGATTGCCCTGACCGCCCGCAACAAACAGGCCGATAACCCCGTGCCCATGTGTGGCGTCCCCCACCATTCCTACGAAGGCTATGTGGCCAAGCTCCTGGAAAAGGGCTTCAAGATCGCCATGTGCAATCAGGTGGAGGATCCGCGCGAGGCCAAGGGACTCGTCAAACGCGAAGTCACCCGGGTTCTGACCCCCGGCACGGTGGTGGAAGATCAGAATCTGGGCTCCCAGGCAGCCAACTATCTGGCCTCCATTTTCTACGACAGTGACAAAGGCGCAGGCGGTCTGGCCTGGGCCGATGTCTCCACCGGGGAATGGTCCGGACTCTTCTCTACTCGTGAAGATCAGCTATGGCAGTGGCTTATAAAGATTGGTCCCAGCGAAGTCCTGATGCCCCACGAACACGAGGTGCCCAAGGAATATTCCGGCTTCGAAGCCCGTACCAACCGCCTGCCCATCCGCTCGCATTTCGACTTGAACGCTGCCGCGCGCAACCTCTGCGCTGCTCAGGGCGTGGCCGACCTTGAAGCGTTGGACCTGGCAGACAAACCCCAACTGGCTCAGGCCTGTGGATCAATCCTGGTCTATTTGCGCCAGACCCAGAAAGCCGAAGATGTACCACTGGCTCCATTCAAACCGCTGAATCTGTCTCGGCATCTGCTCCTGGACGAGGTCACCGAGCGCAACCTGGAGATTTTTCAACGCCTGGATGGCGGCCGTGGTCGAGGTACTCTGTGGGGCGTTATCAACCAGTCCATGACCCCAATGGGCGCTCGCCTGCTGGCTGAACGCCTGCGCAGACCGTGGAAAGACGCCGCCCCCATCAATAAAACTCTGGATGCGGTTACACTTTTTGTTGAGCGTGAAGACCTGCGCGAAGAGCTGCGCACATTGCTGGACAGAGTGTATGATGTGGAACGACTGGCAACACGCATCTTCCTAAACCGAGCCACGCCCAAGGATTTCATCGCCCTGCGTGAATCGCTGACCGCCGTACCACAAGTCAAGGCGCTGATCAGCCAGGCCGGTGAACAGGCAGAACTGCCCACAGCCCCCAAGCAGTTATTATCTGGTTGGGACGGCCTGGAAGATTACGCAGAGTTGCTGACACGCGCTCTGGCGGACAGTCCCCCTCATCTGATTACCGAAGGTGGGCTGTTCAATCGGGGGTATCACCCCGATCTGGATGAATTGATCAACCTGACCGACGATGGTGAAGCCCGCATCAAGGAACTCCTTGACGCAGAACGCGAATCCTCGGGACTGGAAAAGCTGAAGCTCGGCTTCAACAAGGTTTTCGGCTATTATTTCGAACTATCCAAAGCCCTTATAGACAAGGCGCCGTATCATTTCGAACGCAAACAGACTCTGGTCAATGCCGAGCGATTCATCACTCCTCAATTGAAGGAGTTGGAGGATCGCATCCTGCATGCCTCGGACAAACGCAAAGACTTGGAATACAAGCTTTTCAACGAACTGCGTGAAAGTGTTGCATCGGCCCGGCACAGATTTATGGACATGGCCTCTCGATTGGCCGCCCTGGACTACTGGCAAGGGCTGGCCCACGCTGCACGCCGTCACGATTGGACCCGGCCAGAACTGACCACCGATCTGGATATGACCATCAAATCCGGACGACACCCGGTCGTGGAAGCGGTGCAGGGAGCCGGGGGCTATATCCCTAATGACCTGACTCTGACTGCCGACAAGCGCGTTCTGCTGATTACCGGCCCCAACATGGCTGGTAAATCCACCGTTCTGCGCCAGGCCGCCATCATCTCGATCATGGCTCAAATCGGCAGTTACGTGCCCGCAGCCAGCGCCACCTTGGGCCTGACAGATCGAATCTTCTCCCGGGTGGGTGCTTCAGACAATCTTGCACAGGGCCAATCCACCTTCATGGTGGAAATGATGGAAACCGCTCGTATCCTACGCCAGGCGGGAAAACGCAGCTTGGTGATTCTGGATGAAATCGGGCGAGGCACCTCCACTTTTGATGGGCTGGCCCTGGCTTGGTCCGTGGTCGAAGAACTGGCTTCACGCGGAGACGGTGGAGTTCGCACCCTGTTTGCTACCCACTACCACGAACTGACCGTGCTCGAATCCGAAATTCCCGCCGTGGCCAACTTCAATATCGCGGTCAAGGAATACAAGGGCGATATCGTCTTCCTGCGGCGCATGGTTCCCGGCCCATCTGACCGCAGCTACGGTATCGAGGTCGCCAAGCTGGCTGGAGTACCACGTTCCGTGGTTTCCCGCGCCAAGGAAATCCTCGGTGATCTGGAAGCCCGCGCAGGTGGCACTCGCTCACTCATGGCCCTTCGTGCACCGGCACAACAATCCGTGCTGCCAGGATTGGGGTCTGCCACTGCCCAACCAGCCCCGCAGGCTGAACTCCCTGCCGAGGCCAAGGCCTTTGCCGAGGAGTTAAGCTCCCTTGAGGTTGACCGCTTGACCCCCATTGAGGCATTGAATTTCCTACACACATGGAAATCCGTGAACCTGAAGAAGGACTGA
- a CDS encoding tetratricopeptide repeat protein — MNFLKSLFPRRLDGGSGNGHGSAGSRDGYAPVTQDTQAAITELSQVVRNNPDAVEIYLALGNLYRSHGEIERAVQIRQNLIVRPGLAPKVAARTWFELGKDFKRGGFLDRALAAFEEAKKLGGDTVGIVSELALLTADSGDFERAARYYGQLGNEIAQAHYMVRLAQDHFADDNDSIGFKWLKRALKAYSGSLEAWLELLTQDLRQDDWLDLARHLDKALSSVAQDQRFVLLEGLLEASKRRRYGDHVVFETDKPFQYHPQPEFCDAVLPVLQKQEPDLLLQFYAAWMLCRHDPEESRRWLEKTLVLQPEFWPARLELLALDMLDQEMSAPFRKQLEFFILRARELKRFVCRRCGLKRETVFFACPRCRSWHSIKYRTTINE, encoded by the coding sequence ATGAATTTTCTGAAGTCGTTATTTCCCCGCCGCTTGGATGGGGGGTCTGGAAACGGTCATGGTTCGGCCGGGTCCCGTGACGGCTATGCGCCCGTTACCCAGGATACGCAGGCCGCCATTACAGAGTTATCCCAAGTTGTTAGAAACAATCCTGATGCGGTTGAAATCTATCTTGCTTTGGGCAACCTCTATCGCAGCCATGGCGAAATCGAACGCGCGGTACAGATTCGCCAGAATCTAATCGTGCGCCCGGGACTCGCCCCCAAGGTTGCCGCGCGCACCTGGTTCGAACTCGGAAAGGACTTCAAGCGCGGCGGTTTTTTGGATCGCGCCCTGGCAGCCTTCGAAGAAGCCAAGAAATTAGGTGGTGACACCGTGGGCATCGTCAGTGAACTGGCCTTGCTCACTGCTGATTCCGGTGATTTTGAACGCGCAGCCCGCTATTATGGTCAGTTAGGCAACGAAATTGCCCAGGCCCACTACATGGTTCGACTGGCTCAGGATCATTTTGCGGACGACAACGACAGCATCGGCTTCAAGTGGCTCAAGAGGGCGTTAAAAGCCTATTCGGGTTCTCTTGAGGCCTGGCTGGAACTATTGACCCAGGATTTGCGCCAGGACGACTGGCTGGATTTGGCACGTCATCTGGACAAGGCACTTTCAAGCGTCGCCCAGGATCAGCGTTTTGTTCTGTTGGAAGGGCTGCTTGAAGCAAGCAAGCGCCGCCGCTATGGCGATCATGTGGTCTTCGAAACGGACAAGCCGTTCCAGTACCATCCCCAACCGGAATTCTGCGATGCGGTCCTCCCTGTCCTTCAAAAACAGGAACCAGACCTCCTCTTGCAATTTTACGCTGCCTGGATGCTTTGCCGCCACGACCCGGAAGAATCACGCCGTTGGCTGGAGAAGACGCTGGTCCTGCAACCCGAATTCTGGCCTGCGCGCCTGGAGTTGCTGGCTCTGGATATGTTGGATCAGGAAATGTCAGCCCCCTTCCGCAAGCAACTTGAATTCTTCATCCTGCGCGCCCGCGAGTTAAAGCGCTTTGTCTGCCGCCGTTGCGGCCTGAAACGCGAAACCGTGTTTTTCGCTTGCCCTCGCTGCCGCAGCTGGCATTCCATCAAGTACCGCACCACCATCAACGAGTAA